The following proteins are encoded in a genomic region of Populus nigra chromosome 16, ddPopNigr1.1, whole genome shotgun sequence:
- the LOC133675302 gene encoding ubiquinol oxidase 2, mitochondrial-like yields MMMASRGGGVKLASSMMFVSRSFSTAISRGIVAKEAVTAKAVGFHGDVVRKNIGEFWVRGSVFGVRHGSTMSFGEKDQQKVEMKQTQPVAEGSDKEEKKEIASYWGVPPSRVTKEDGAEWKWNCFRPWETYSADLSIDLKKHHVPATFLDKMAYWTVKALRLPTDLFFQRRYGCRAMMLETVAAVPGMVGGMLLHCKSLRRFEHSGGWIKTLLDEAENERMHLMTFMEVAKPRWYERALVITVQGVFLNAYFLGYIISPKFAHRMVGYLEEEAIHSYTEFLKELDKGNIENVPAPAIAVDYWRLPPNATLRDVVLVVRADEAHHRDVNHFASDIHYQGRELKEAPAPIGYH; encoded by the exons ATGATGATGGCAAGCCGTGGCGGAGGCGTCAAGTTGGCGAGTTCCATGATGTTTGTTTCACGTTCTTTCTCAACAGCCATCTCTCGTGGCATAGTAGCCAAAGAGGCAGTCACAGCCAAAGCGGTGGGGTTTCATGGGGATGTTGTGCGTAAGAATATTGGTGAATTTTGGGTTCGTGGTTCGGTTTTTGGTGTGAGGCATGGAAGTACTATGAGTTTCGGCGAGAAGGACCAACAGAAGGTGGAGATGAAGCAAACCCAACCGGTTGCGGAAGGTAGTGataaagaggagaagaaggagaTTGCTAGTTACTGGGGTGTTCCTCCTAGTAGGGTTACTAAAGAAGATGGGGCTGAATGGAAGTGGAATTGTTTCAGG CCATGGGAGACGTATTCTGCTGATTTATCAATTGACCTGAAGAAACATCATGTCCCAGCTACCTTTTTGGACAAAATGGCTTATTGGACTGTCAAGGCTTTGAGATTGCCCACTGATCTGTTCTTTCAG AGGAGGTATGGCTGCCGTGCAATGATGCTAGAAACTGTGGCAGCAGTGCCAGGAATGGTAGGAGGCATGCTGCTACATTGCAAGTCATTGAGGCGATTTGAGCACAGTGGAGGATGGATCAAAACATTACTTGACGAGGCTGAAAACGAGCGTATGCATCTCATGACATTCATGGAGGTGGCAAAGCCCAGGTGGTATGAGCGCGCTCTGGTGATTACTGTCCAAGGTGTTTTCTTGAATGCTTACTTCCTTGGCTACATTATCTCCCCCAAATTCGCTCATCGCATGGTGGGGTACCTCGAGGAAGAAGCTATCCATTCCTACACCGAGTTCCTGAAGGAGTTGGACAAAGGCAACATTGAGAATGTTCCTGCTCCTGCCATTGCTGTTGATTACTGGCGGTTGCCTCCTAACGCCACCCTCCGCGATGTTGTTCTGGTTGTGAGAGCTGATGAGGCCCACCACCGCGATGTGAATCATTTTGCTTcg GACATACACTATCAAGGACGTGAACTAAAAGAAGCTCCTGCTCCTATTGGTTATCACTAA
- the LOC133675708 gene encoding NAC domain-containing protein 100-like: MENISGLGKEGDDQMDLPPGFRFHPTDEELISHYLYKKVLDITFSAKAIGDVDLNKSEPWELPWKAKMGEKEWYFFCVRDRKYPTGLRTNRATEAGYWKATGKDKEIYRGKFLVGMKKTLVFYKGRAPKGGKTNWVMHEYRLEGRFSVHNLPKTAKNEWVICRVFQKSSAGKKTHISGLVRLGSFSNEFSPSGLPPLMDSSPYNCKIKPVAESAYVPCFSNPINVQRNQQDTIDSFDNHLLAFSTNPSEVFPRIPLLNPFYTPQAVPVSGNLQYPGSVLMQDHSILRALIANQGTNMKQQSFKIERDMVGVSQDSTIDMNTEIYSVISNLEVGKRSGDDQDATRSTLVASTDLDCFWNY, translated from the exons ATGGAAAACATTTCTGGGCTTGGTAAGGAAGGTGACGATCAGATGGATTTGCCTCCTGGATTCCGGTTCCATCCAACCGATGAAGAGCTTATCTCTCACTACTTATACAAGAAGGTTCTTGACATCACCTTCTCTGCTAAAGCAATTGGAGATGTGGATTTGAACAAGTCTGAACCCTGGGAACTGCCAT GGAAAGCGAAGATGGGAGAGAAAGAGTGGTACTTTTTCTGTGTTAGGGACAGAAAGTACCCTACAGGTCTCAGGACAAATAGGGCAACAGAAGCTGGTTACTGGAAAGCCACAGGGAAAGACAAGGAGATCTATAGAGGAAAATTCCTGGTTGGAATGAAAAAGACCCTTGTATTCTACAAGGGTAGAGCCCCTAAAGGAGGGAAAACCAATTGGGTCATGCATGAATACAGATTAGAGGGTAGATTTTCTGTCCATAATCTCCCCAAAACTGCCAAG AATGAATGGGTGATCTGCAGGGTGTTTCAAAAGAGTTCTGCCGGAAAGAAAACCCATATTTCAGGTCTAGTGAGATTAGGCTCGTTTAGTAATGAATTTAGCCCTTCTGGTCTGCCACCATTGATGGATTCTTCACCCTACAATTGCAAGATTAAGCCAGTGGCCGAGTCGGCCTACGTGCCCTGCTTCTCCAATCCCATTAATGTTCAAAGAAACCAACAAGACACGATTGATAGCTTCGACAATCatcttttagcattttcaacaaaCCCTTCAGAGGTTtttccacgaatcccacttttGAATCCATTCTACACTCCTCAGGCTGTCCCGGTATCAGGAAACTTACAATATCCAGGTTCTGTTTTAATGCAAGACCACTCGATCTTAAGAGCCTTGATTGCAAACCAAGGCACAAACATGAAGCAGCAAAGTTTCAAGATTGAAAGGGATATGGTCGGTGTCTCACAAGACAGTACTATAGATATGAATACTGAAATCTATTCAGTCATATCAAATCTTGAAGTGGGAAAAAGGTCAGGTGATGATCAAGATGCAACACGTTCTACATTAGTTGCATCAACGGACCTTGATTGTTTTTGGAACTATTGA